A genomic window from Flavobacterium phycosphaerae includes:
- a CDS encoding PorP/SprF family type IX secretion system membrane protein, with product MRTKILIFALMLTCYTGIAQQDAQYTQYMYNTININPAYAGSRGVMSIFGLHRTQWVGLEGAPTTNAFSLNTPINNSNLGVGLSFVNDKIGPTNDNTISADVSYTVQMSESYKLNFGVKASGNFFNLDRDKLNPQDDTDNHLQNVNNDFSPNLGAGVYLHSDKLYLGMSVPNFLQDKKYNDNEFAVFQERMNFYFIGGYVFDISPSIKFKPAFLTKVVTGSPLQVDASANFLFFDKLMLGGAYRWDAAASALAGFQITDGLFIGYSYDMETTKLKHYNSGSHEVFLRFELFSKVSKMTSPRFF from the coding sequence ATGAGAACAAAAATTTTAATATTCGCTTTGATGTTAACGTGTTACACCGGGATTGCTCAGCAAGATGCCCAGTACACCCAATACATGTATAACACTATCAATATCAATCCCGCTTACGCAGGATCGAGAGGAGTTATGAGTATTTTTGGTTTACATCGTACCCAATGGGTAGGACTTGAAGGCGCACCTACTACTAACGCCTTCTCTTTAAACACTCCAATTAACAATAGTAATCTTGGAGTTGGTTTATCTTTTGTAAATGATAAAATCGGACCTACTAACGATAATACTATCTCTGCTGACGTATCCTATACCGTTCAGATGTCGGAATCTTACAAATTGAATTTTGGAGTAAAGGCATCCGGAAACTTCTTTAATCTGGATAGAGACAAATTAAATCCACAAGATGATACAGACAACCATTTGCAAAATGTCAACAATGACTTCTCTCCTAACTTGGGAGCCGGTGTCTACTTGCACTCTGATAAATTATATCTCGGAATGTCGGTACCTAACTTTTTGCAGGATAAAAAATACAACGACAATGAATTTGCTGTGTTTCAAGAAAGAATGAACTTTTATTTCATCGGTGGGTATGTATTTGACATCTCCCCTTCTATCAAGTTCAAACCTGCTTTCTTAACCAAAGTAGTTACAGGATCTCCGCTTCAGGTAGATGCTTCGGCCAACTTTTTGTTCTTTGACAAGTTGATGCTAGGTGGAGCTTACCGCTGGGATGCCGCGGCAAGTGCCTTGGCCGGGTTCCAAATAACAGACGGATTGTTCATAGGATACAGCTACGATATGGAAACTACTAAGCTTAAACATTACAATTCAGGGTCTCACGAGGTATTTTTGAGATTTGAATTATTCAGTAAAGTCAGCAAAATGACATCACCTAGATTCTTCTAA
- a CDS encoding OmpA family protein → MKNKFIYLVLIAITCVNSYAQTSTATNKKEVKGNKEYEKLAYIDAIKTYERIYEKGYKSPDMLLKIGNAYYFNAELEKANKYYSELYAMNPEQEPEFYYRHAQTLRAVKENEKADAMLALFMQKKSNDARAKILSKHRDYMAEIKKNSGRYKIENAGINSKYSDYGPAFMGTKVIFSSARDTGNFSKRIHSWTGEHFTNLYSANMGEDGSLSAVDKFGKQINTKFHEDTPAFTKDGKTAYFTRNNYLDGRGFDAGKVTLLKIYKATLDKDGNWTNITPLPFNSDSYQTAHPALSFDEKTMYFASDMPGTHGLSDLYRVKITEDGSFGTPENLGDAINTEGRETYPFVNEDNELYFASDGQPGLGALDIFITKVPKDGSLNFKQVLNVGEEANGPKDDFALIIDSKTKKGFLSSNRDGGQGNDDIYKFVETRPIWCEQVLFGVVTDQDTKVILPGVALTLMDSNFNKIKETVSDAQGKYEFTEVECGEKYYVRASLEGYNTKESPVIIGKDTGKTELNIELEKTAKPIPIGGDLADVFGINLIYFDLDKWNIRPDAAIDLAKILDVLEQYPTMKIDIRSHTDSRASFAYNEKLSDRRAKSTKDWLIKNGIKADRLTAKGYGESQLVNKCADGVQCTEAEHQLNRRSQFIITAL, encoded by the coding sequence ATGAAAAATAAATTTATATATTTAGTACTGATAGCTATCACTTGTGTGAATAGTTATGCGCAGACTTCCACTGCTACTAACAAAAAAGAAGTGAAAGGCAATAAGGAGTATGAAAAATTAGCCTATATAGATGCTATCAAAACCTATGAACGCATTTATGAAAAAGGATATAAATCTCCCGATATGCTGCTCAAAATAGGGAATGCCTACTACTTTAATGCTGAGCTTGAAAAAGCCAACAAGTATTACAGTGAACTTTATGCCATGAATCCGGAACAGGAACCCGAGTTCTATTACCGTCATGCACAAACTCTCAGAGCAGTTAAAGAAAATGAAAAAGCTGATGCTATGTTGGCCTTATTCATGCAAAAAAAAAGTAATGATGCCAGAGCCAAAATACTCTCTAAACACAGAGATTATATGGCAGAAATCAAGAAAAACTCCGGTCGTTACAAAATCGAAAATGCAGGGATAAACTCAAAATACTCTGATTACGGTCCGGCTTTTATGGGCACCAAAGTAATCTTTTCTTCTGCGCGTGATACAGGGAATTTCTCTAAAAGAATACACTCTTGGACAGGCGAACATTTTACCAACCTTTACAGTGCCAATATGGGCGAAGACGGCTCTCTTTCTGCCGTAGATAAGTTTGGTAAACAAATCAACACCAAGTTCCATGAAGATACTCCTGCTTTTACCAAAGACGGTAAAACAGCTTACTTCACCCGTAACAACTACCTTGACGGTAGAGGATTTGATGCCGGGAAAGTAACGTTGCTTAAAATTTACAAAGCTACTCTTGATAAAGACGGAAATTGGACCAACATAACTCCGCTGCCTTTTAACAGCGATAGTTATCAAACCGCTCACCCTGCGCTTTCTTTTGATGAAAAAACCATGTACTTCGCTTCCGATATGCCGGGAACTCACGGGTTATCTGATTTATATCGCGTAAAAATTACAGAAGACGGTTCTTTCGGAACTCCCGAAAACTTAGGGGATGCCATTAACACCGAAGGACGTGAAACCTATCCTTTTGTTAATGAAGACAACGAATTGTACTTTGCCTCTGACGGACAACCGGGTCTGGGTGCCTTGGATATTTTTATCACTAAAGTACCTAAAGACGGCTCGCTGAACTTCAAGCAAGTACTCAACGTAGGAGAAGAAGCCAACGGACCTAAAGATGATTTTGCTTTAATCATTGATTCGAAAACCAAAAAAGGATTCTTAAGCTCTAACCGTGACGGTGGACAAGGCAATGATGATATTTACAAATTTGTGGAAACCAGACCTATCTGGTGTGAGCAAGTGTTATTTGGCGTAGTAACCGATCAGGATACCAAAGTTATTCTACCGGGTGTTGCCCTGACTTTAATGGACAGTAACTTCAACAAAATCAAAGAAACCGTATCTGATGCTCAAGGTAAATACGAATTTACCGAAGTGGAATGTGGTGAAAAATATTATGTAAGAGCTTCTCTGGAAGGATACAACACCAAAGAATCTCCGGTGATTATCGGGAAAGATACCGGAAAAACAGAGCTAAACATCGAACTTGAAAAAACAGCTAAACCTATTCCGATTGGTGGGGATTTAGCCGATGTATTCGGAATCAACTTAATCTATTTTGACTTAGATAAATGGAATATCCGTCCTGATGCTGCCATCGATTTAGCAAAAATCCTCGATGTATTAGAACAATATCCGACTATGAAAATTGATATTCGTTCACATACCGATAGCCGTGCTTCTTTTGCTTACAACGAAAAATTATCAGACAGAAGAGCCAAATCAACCAAAGACTGGTTAATCAAAAACGGTATCAAAGCCGACAGATTAACGGCTAAAGGATACGGAGAATCACAACTCGTGAACAAATGTGCCGATGGCGTACAATGTACCGAAGCGGAACACCAGCTTAACAGAAGAAGTCAATTTATTATTACTGCGTTGTAA